In one window of Ferriphaselus amnicola DNA:
- a CDS encoding leucyl aminopeptidase — protein MEFSTKQLSPEKQPGGCVIVGVYENGKLSDAAKALDKASDHALTALITRGDLNGKAGATVLLQQLTGAAADRILLVGLGKHSELNSKTALEAMRAAMRAVLATPATDATLYCTDWDVAGRDAAWLAAQAVLAASDVSYRSDSLKSKPAEAAKLSSLTLASTGKISGKLETAVAQAQATANGIALAKTLGNLPGNICTPTYLAEQALEMGKQHKLKVTVLERADMEALGMGSFLSVTLGSAQPPKLISLEYHGGDKKQKPVVLVGKGITFDTGGISLKPAADMDEMKYDMCGAASVLGTIQAIAEMKLPLNVVGVIPTCENMPSSTATKPGDIVTSMSGQTIEVLNTDAEGRLILCDALTYAAKFKPECVVDIATLTGACVIALGHVVSGLLSNQDDLAQELLDAGEQSWDRAWRLPLYDDYQAQIDSNFADMQNIGGRAGGTITAACFLARFTKDYRWAHLDIAGTANKSGKEKGGTGRPVGLLTQFLVNRAGK, from the coding sequence ATGGAATTTAGCACAAAACAGCTTAGCCCGGAAAAACAGCCCGGCGGTTGCGTCATCGTTGGCGTATATGAAAACGGAAAGCTGAGCGACGCCGCCAAGGCACTGGACAAAGCCTCCGATCACGCACTCACCGCGCTGATCACTCGCGGCGATCTCAACGGAAAAGCAGGAGCCACCGTACTATTGCAGCAACTAACTGGGGCCGCTGCTGACCGCATCCTGCTGGTTGGCCTAGGCAAGCACAGCGAACTCAACAGCAAGACCGCGCTAGAAGCGATGCGCGCCGCGATGCGCGCTGTTCTCGCCACCCCGGCGACTGATGCCACGCTATATTGCACCGACTGGGATGTCGCCGGACGCGACGCCGCTTGGCTGGCTGCACAAGCTGTTTTGGCCGCGAGCGATGTCAGCTACCGCAGCGACAGCCTAAAGAGCAAACCCGCCGAAGCCGCCAAGCTCAGCAGCCTGACTCTCGCCAGCACTGGCAAGATCAGTGGCAAACTGGAAACCGCCGTCGCCCAAGCCCAAGCGACCGCGAACGGTATCGCGCTGGCCAAGACGTTGGGCAACCTGCCCGGCAACATCTGCACGCCGACCTATCTTGCCGAACAAGCGCTAGAGATGGGAAAACAGCACAAGCTAAAAGTCACCGTACTGGAACGCGCCGACATGGAAGCACTCGGCATGGGCTCATTCCTGTCCGTCACGCTCGGCAGCGCACAGCCGCCTAAGCTCATCAGCTTGGAATACCACGGCGGCGACAAGAAGCAAAAGCCGGTGGTCTTGGTCGGCAAAGGCATCACCTTCGACACGGGCGGCATCTCGCTAAAACCCGCAGCAGACATGGACGAGATGAAATACGACATGTGCGGCGCAGCCAGCGTGCTCGGCACGATTCAGGCCATCGCCGAGATGAAGCTGCCGCTCAACGTTGTCGGTGTCATTCCCACCTGCGAAAACATGCCTAGCAGCACAGCCACCAAGCCTGGCGACATCGTCACCAGCATGTCTGGACAGACCATCGAGGTCCTCAACACCGACGCCGAAGGCCGACTCATCCTGTGCGACGCGCTCACCTACGCCGCCAAATTCAAACCCGAGTGCGTGGTGGACATCGCGACACTGACAGGCGCTTGTGTCATCGCGCTCGGCCACGTAGTCAGTGGGCTGCTAAGCAATCAGGACGACCTCGCCCAAGAACTGCTGGATGCGGGCGAGCAAAGCTGGGATCGCGCATGGCGCTTGCCTTTGTACGACGACTACCAAGCCCAGATCGACTCCAATTTTGCCGATATGCAAAACATCGGCGGTCGCGCAGGTGGCACCATCACAGCGGCATGTTTCCTCGCGCGCTTCACCAAGGACTACCGCTGGGCACACTTGGACATTGCGGGTACCGCCAACAAATCCGGCAAGGAAAAGGGCGGCACGGGTCGTCCGGTCGGCTTGCTGACGCAATTCCTAGTGAATCGCGCCGGAAAGTAA
- the crcB gene encoding fluoride efflux transporter CrcB → MGLYAFIAIGLGAAIGAWLRWGLGLWLNPALPELPLGTLAANLVGGYLIGLAVAFFMQHPGIAPEWRLFAITGFLGGLTTFSTFSAETVTLLMRGQYTWGAAIIAAHLGGSLVMTVLGIQSFKWLQS, encoded by the coding sequence ATGGGACTTTACGCTTTTATCGCTATTGGACTCGGTGCGGCCATCGGCGCTTGGCTGCGCTGGGGGCTGGGTCTGTGGCTGAATCCGGCGCTGCCTGAACTGCCGCTGGGCACGCTGGCGGCGAATCTGGTGGGCGGCTATCTGATCGGACTAGCGGTGGCGTTCTTCATGCAACACCCGGGGATCGCGCCGGAGTGGCGCTTGTTCGCCATTACCGGCTTCCTCGGCGGCCTGACCACCTTCTCAACTTTTTCCGCCGAGACCGTCACCCTGCTGATGCGCGGCCAGTACACTTGGGGCGCGGCCATCATCGCCGCCCATCTTGGCGGCTCGCTGGTGATGACGGTGCTGGGTATCCAGTCGTTCAAGTGGTTGCAATCCTAG
- a CDS encoding DUF190 domain-containing protein — protein METLKFYLSEKQQREGKSLYEWLLEEARRLGVSGGSAFRAIAGYGRHGRLHEETFFELGGELPVTVEFVLESAQADRLLEALRPQGLKLFYVRQPAEAGVV, from the coding sequence ATGGAAACCTTGAAGTTCTACCTCAGTGAGAAGCAGCAGCGCGAGGGAAAATCGCTCTACGAATGGTTGCTGGAGGAGGCGCGCCGATTAGGTGTCTCCGGCGGTTCGGCGTTCCGCGCCATTGCAGGCTACGGGCGGCACGGACGGTTGCACGAAGAGACTTTCTTCGAGCTGGGCGGCGAGTTGCCGGTGACAGTGGAGTTCGTGCTGGAATCGGCACAAGCGGATCGACTGCTCGAAGCCCTGCGTCCGCAGGGGCTGAAACTGTTCTACGTCCGGCAGCCAGCTGAGGCGGGCGTGGTGTGA
- the lptF gene encoding LPS export ABC transporter permease LptF has product MQDYPQTSLQKSKTVRGGLFQRELQREFMATGAPVFAVLVSLVVLSQLIRLLTESVSGSLPVDGVLVMLGFSALNYLPVLLSVSMFLAVLLTLTRCYRDSEMVTWFSSGLGLTQWIRPVLGFALPVVALIGLMSLVFSPWALSQADEYKRRLDSRDDVAAAQPGMFRESKQADRVYFLEDVDVHKKRIGNIFVQSNQNGINSVMMAKEGYQETASNGDRFLVLLNGTRYEGVPGQSDFRMVEFARYAVRIEAVETKLPFVNPKALSTLALVEQPTSWHLSELEWRLGLPISALILAVMAIPLSFVNPRAGRSLNLIMAIMIYMLYNNMISVTNAWVGQGKLGPIAGLSLLHLAMLLLVAMLFYRRMAVFSWRRLAR; this is encoded by the coding sequence ATGCAGGATTATCCGCAAACTTCTCTTCAAAAGTCAAAGACAGTTCGCGGCGGACTGTTTCAACGCGAATTGCAACGTGAGTTCATGGCGACGGGTGCGCCGGTGTTTGCGGTGCTCGTGAGTCTTGTCGTGCTGTCTCAGTTGATTCGCCTGCTGACGGAGTCGGTGAGTGGTTCGCTGCCGGTGGATGGCGTGTTGGTGATGCTGGGATTCTCGGCGCTCAATTACCTGCCGGTATTGCTCTCGGTCAGTATGTTCTTGGCGGTGTTGCTCACGTTAACGCGTTGTTACCGCGATAGCGAGATGGTGACTTGGTTCTCATCTGGGTTGGGATTGACCCAGTGGATTCGGCCAGTGCTTGGGTTCGCCCTTCCGGTGGTTGCGCTGATCGGCTTGATGAGCTTAGTGTTTTCGCCTTGGGCGTTGTCGCAAGCGGATGAGTACAAACGTCGTTTGGACAGTCGAGATGATGTCGCGGCCGCTCAGCCAGGTATGTTCCGCGAGTCCAAGCAAGCTGATCGGGTGTACTTTCTGGAAGATGTCGATGTGCATAAAAAACGCATTGGCAATATCTTCGTGCAGTCCAATCAAAATGGGATCAATAGTGTCATGATGGCCAAGGAAGGCTATCAGGAGACTGCGTCCAATGGTGATCGCTTTCTGGTTCTGCTCAATGGTACACGCTATGAGGGAGTGCCGGGGCAAAGTGATTTCAGGATGGTGGAGTTCGCTCGCTATGCGGTCCGTATCGAAGCAGTGGAAACCAAGTTGCCCTTTGTGAATCCCAAAGCTTTATCCACGCTTGCTCTGGTTGAGCAGCCGACGAGTTGGCACTTGTCGGAGTTGGAGTGGCGGTTGGGTTTGCCTATCAGCGCCTTGATCCTTGCCGTTATGGCAATCCCTTTGAGCTTCGTTAATCCGCGTGCCGGGCGATCGCTCAATCTGATCATGGCCATCATGATCTATATGCTCTACAACAATATGATCAGCGTTACCAATGCCTGGGTGGGGCAGGGGAAGTTGGGGCCGATCGCTGGGCTGAGCTTGCTGCATCTGGCGATGCTGTTGTTGGTGGCGATGCTGTTCTATCGGCGGATGGCTGTGTTTTCTTGGCGAAGGCTGGCGCGATGA
- the smc gene encoding chromosome segregation protein SMC, with product MRLSHIKLAGFKSFVDPTHIALPGQLVGVVGPNGCGKSNVIDALRWVLGESKASALRGESMQDVIFNGSLNRRPVARASVELVFDNSLGKAAGQWTSYAEISIKRVLKRDGDSSYFINNQHVRRKDVTDIFLGTGLGAHAYAIIEQGMISRIIEAKPEELRVFLEEAAGVSRYRDRRRETENRLADTRDNLLRVDDVLQELDAQLLRLAEQAELAKLFRALEQRRTTTQHLLWLVKRQEAALQRRRYADATEQARTDLEAAAAHLRETEVRLEASRSAHYQMSDELHGKQVALYEASADVSRLEQQIAHLLAQRQRIAQQVLSNERLIEQQRAQSQAVTQKLAHWRREQEAAALRLEDSAQNAEAESASLPQVEEAQRGAQERYNAMQHERLQLQQQMELAESQRGHWQRTIQQVAARKSRLLLERDNLPKADAAALETALQQQAELEQVGGELQQRLAALQAQLPQADAQRRNLRGAVVQQERGLAQTEARLSALQQLQQKLDTDRAMQSWLARHRLDGLPRLWQSLRVEAGWEDALEAVLRERLNALRLDAPHALSEAPPVKLALYGTGGEVQAWPSSALKPLQLLVECGDPAVSVVLVDWLAAVYVADDMDDGLARRGELPLGACFVTPQGHQIGAHSVVFHAPDSAVHGVLARSREIALLEQEVAEQRTGVEFARQQMQDAEHAYQQIEAQIAPARQQVNEAQQRQHALQLQALKLTQASERSRERRAQIVHELEEIAAQLVSEESQQQALAGQVDELRDRMMGFQPQVEQAQRQAHQQELALRQQRARAQQTQQALQEAGFYAKTCADKIVDLEQDSHRVAVSLAQIEHDISLLREEQASLQDDDAQQTLQTALQTKVRCEQALAEARNALEQATQVLSRRDQERLAGEQRLPPLRDKVAELMLKEQEARLHYEQWATELHGVNETELLPLLADGVRPGVLQAELNRLDAEIAALGAVNLAALEELQAAQERKTYLDVQAADLREAMDTLEAAIRRIDKESRDLLMGTFNEVNCHLSELFPVLFAGGEARLVLTGDEILDSGVQVMAQPPGKKNSSIHLLSGGEKALTAIALVFSLFQLNPAPFCLLDEVDAPLDDTNTERLCQLIRKMSAHTQFVFISHNKLTMELAQQLVGVTMQEKGVSKVVAVDIEAALKLAEES from the coding sequence TTGCGCCTTTCCCATATCAAACTCGCTGGTTTCAAATCCTTCGTTGACCCGACGCACATCGCGTTGCCGGGTCAGTTGGTGGGCGTGGTGGGGCCGAACGGCTGCGGCAAGTCGAACGTGATCGACGCGCTGCGCTGGGTGCTGGGCGAATCCAAGGCATCGGCTTTGCGCGGTGAATCCATGCAGGATGTGATATTCAACGGCTCGCTCAATCGCCGTCCGGTGGCACGCGCCAGCGTCGAGCTCGTCTTCGATAATTCGCTGGGCAAAGCGGCGGGGCAGTGGACGTCCTACGCCGAGATTTCCATCAAGCGAGTGCTTAAGCGCGACGGCGATTCTTCCTATTTCATTAACAACCAGCATGTGCGCCGCAAGGACGTGACCGACATCTTTCTCGGCACTGGGCTGGGGGCGCACGCCTACGCCATCATCGAGCAGGGCATGATCTCGCGCATCATCGAGGCCAAGCCGGAAGAGTTGCGTGTGTTTCTGGAAGAAGCGGCGGGGGTGTCGCGTTACCGCGACCGGCGGCGCGAGACCGAGAACCGGTTGGCCGACACCCGCGACAACCTGCTGCGCGTGGATGACGTATTGCAGGAGCTGGATGCGCAGTTGCTACGGCTGGCCGAGCAGGCTGAGCTTGCCAAATTGTTCCGTGCGCTGGAGCAGCGCCGCACCACCACGCAGCATCTGCTGTGGTTGGTCAAACGTCAGGAAGCGGCATTGCAACGCCGCCGCTATGCAGATGCCACAGAGCAAGCGCGCACCGATCTAGAGGCGGCTGCCGCGCATCTGCGCGAGACTGAAGTCAGGCTGGAAGCATCACGCAGCGCCCATTACCAGATGTCCGATGAGCTGCATGGCAAGCAGGTTGCGCTGTACGAGGCTAGCGCCGACGTGTCTCGGCTGGAGCAACAAATCGCGCACTTGCTGGCACAGCGTCAGCGCATTGCCCAGCAAGTGCTCAGTAACGAGCGACTGATCGAGCAGCAGCGTGCGCAATCGCAAGCGGTGACGCAGAAACTGGCGCATTGGCGGCGTGAGCAAGAGGCTGCCGCGCTGCGTCTAGAAGACAGCGCACAGAATGCCGAAGCGGAATCCGCTAGTTTGCCGCAAGTCGAGGAGGCGCAGCGTGGTGCGCAAGAACGCTACAACGCTATGCAGCACGAACGCTTACAGTTGCAGCAGCAGATGGAGCTGGCCGAATCACAGCGTGGTCACTGGCAGCGCACCATCCAGCAAGTCGCTGCGCGCAAATCGCGCCTGTTGCTGGAACGCGACAATCTGCCCAAAGCGGATGCGGCAGCGCTGGAGACTGCGCTTCAACAACAGGCTGAACTGGAACAGGTCGGCGGCGAGTTGCAGCAGCGGCTGGCAGCATTGCAGGCGCAACTGCCGCAGGCCGATGCGCAACGGCGCAATCTGCGCGGGGCGGTGGTGCAGCAGGAGCGCGGGCTGGCGCAGACGGAGGCTAGGCTGTCCGCTTTGCAGCAGCTTCAACAGAAGTTGGACACGGATCGAGCCATGCAAAGCTGGCTGGCGCGACATCGCCTCGATGGTTTGCCGCGTTTGTGGCAATCGCTGCGGGTGGAAGCGGGCTGGGAAGATGCGCTGGAAGCGGTGCTGCGCGAGCGGCTGAACGCTCTGCGGCTGGATGCGCCGCATGCGTTGTCGGAAGCGCCTCCCGTGAAGCTGGCGCTGTACGGTACAGGAGGCGAGGTACAAGCATGGCCGTCTTCAGCCCTGAAGCCCTTGCAATTGCTGGTCGAATGCGGCGATCCGGCCGTTTCCGTTGTACTGGTCGATTGGCTGGCGGCGGTGTATGTGGCTGACGATATGGATGACGGGCTGGCGCGGCGGGGCGAGTTGCCGTTAGGTGCATGTTTCGTGACACCGCAAGGACACCAGATCGGGGCGCACAGTGTGGTATTCCATGCGCCGGACAGTGCGGTGCATGGCGTGTTGGCGCGCAGCCGCGAGATTGCTTTGCTTGAACAGGAGGTGGCGGAGCAGCGCACTGGCGTGGAGTTCGCCCGTCAGCAGATGCAGGATGCTGAGCACGCCTACCAGCAGATCGAAGCGCAGATCGCACCCGCGCGTCAGCAGGTGAACGAGGCGCAGCAACGTCAGCACGCTTTGCAGTTGCAGGCGCTGAAGCTGACACAGGCCAGCGAACGCAGCCGGGAGCGCCGTGCGCAAATCGTCCACGAGCTGGAGGAGATCGCCGCACAACTGGTAAGCGAAGAGTCGCAGCAGCAGGCGTTGGCGGGGCAGGTGGACGAGCTGCGCGACAGGATGATGGGCTTTCAGCCGCAGGTTGAGCAGGCGCAACGTCAGGCACATCAGCAGGAGTTGGCGTTGCGCCAGCAGCGTGCCCGCGCCCAGCAGACCCAGCAGGCTTTGCAGGAGGCAGGGTTCTATGCCAAAACCTGCGCCGACAAGATCGTCGATCTGGAGCAGGATTCCCATCGCGTCGCGGTATCGCTGGCGCAGATTGAGCATGACATTAGTCTGCTGCGCGAAGAGCAGGCTTCCTTGCAAGATGACGATGCACAGCAGACCTTGCAAACTGCGCTGCAAACCAAGGTGCGGTGCGAACAGGCGCTGGCTGAGGCTCGCAATGCGCTGGAGCAGGCCACGCAGGTGTTGTCACGGCGGGATCAAGAGCGGTTGGCGGGTGAGCAGCGTTTGCCGCCGCTGCGCGATAAGGTGGCTGAGCTGATGCTGAAGGAGCAAGAGGCGCGTCTGCACTACGAGCAGTGGGCGACCGAGTTGCACGGTGTCAACGAGACGGAGTTGTTGCCCTTGTTGGCCGACGGCGTGCGCCCCGGCGTGTTGCAGGCCGAGCTGAATCGGCTCGATGCGGAAATCGCAGCGCTGGGCGCGGTCAACCTCGCCGCGCTGGAAGAGTTGCAAGCCGCGCAGGAGCGTAAGACTTATCTGGATGTGCAGGCGGCCGATTTGCGCGAGGCGATGGATACGCTGGAAGCGGCCATACGCCGCATCGACAAGGAATCGCGCGATTTATTGATGGGCACTTTCAATGAGGTGAATTGCCACCTATCGGAACTGTTCCCTGTGCTGTTTGCGGGCGGCGAGGCGCGGCTGGTGCTGACCGGCGACGAGATCCTCGACAGTGGCGTACAGGTCATGGCGCAGCCGCCGGGCAAGAAGAACAGCAGCATCCACCTGCTGTCTGGCGGTGAAAAGGCGCTTACTGCCATCGCGCTGGTGTTCTCCTTGTTTCAGCTTAACCCCGCGCCGTTCTGTTTGCTCGACGAGGTGGATGCGCCGTTAGACGATACCAATACCGAACGCCTGTGCCAGCTCATCAGGAAGATGTCCGCCCACACGCAGTTCGTTTTCATCAGCCACAACAAGCTCACCATGGAGCTTGCGCAGCAATTGGTCGGCGTGACTATGCAGGAAAAAGGTGTGTCGAAGGTGGTGGCGGTGGATATCGAAGCGGCGTTGAAGCTGGCGGAGGAGTCCTGA
- a CDS encoding FGGY-family carbohydrate kinase: protein MSYYLGLDFGTSGARACVLDADARIIHQGQLAFPAEQSPQVWREALHSLLSGLPAELARQLRGITIDATSATVLMCDAALEPISPALMYHDGRATAEALELKGIAPPNHTVCGATSGLAKFLWLTRHAEVSRAAHFLHQADWLAALLTGQGGISDYHNALKSGYDVEALCWPEWVLTLPNSQLLPKIVAPGTAIATISTELAQRYGIAADCQVHAGTTDSIAAFIASGVTQPGEAVTSLGTTLVLKLLSEQRVEAAEFGVYSHRYGNLWLAGGASNAGGGVLRQFFDDAQLTAFSARIDPTKESPLDYYPLPRPGERFPINDPLLTPRLSPRPHDDAEFLHGLLQGLSRIEAAGYTKLAELGATPLRAVVTAGGGAKNAVWMQMRERLLGVSVMAANQAEAAFGAALLGMRELAAPH, encoded by the coding sequence ATGAGCTATTACCTCGGCCTCGACTTCGGTACGTCCGGCGCACGGGCGTGTGTGCTCGACGCGGACGCGCGCATCATCCATCAGGGGCAACTTGCCTTTCCCGCTGAACAATCGCCTCAAGTCTGGCGCGAGGCGCTGCATTCCTTGCTTTCTGGTTTGCCCGCCGAGCTTGCCCGCCAGTTGCGCGGCATCACGATCGACGCGACTTCCGCGACGGTGTTGATGTGCGATGCGGCGCTGGAGCCAATCTCGCCTGCGCTGATGTATCACGATGGACGGGCAACGGCGGAGGCGCTTGAACTGAAGGGCATCGCGCCGCCCAATCACACGGTGTGTGGTGCGACATCCGGGTTGGCGAAGTTCTTGTGGCTGACGCGCCATGCCGAGGTTTCGCGGGCGGCGCATTTCCTGCATCAGGCGGATTGGCTGGCGGCTTTACTCACAGGCCAAGGCGGCATTTCCGATTATCACAACGCGCTGAAGAGCGGCTACGACGTGGAAGCGTTGTGCTGGCCGGAGTGGGTACTGACCTTGCCGAACAGCCAACTGCTGCCAAAGATCGTCGCACCCGGCACGGCCATCGCCACGATCTCGACGGAGCTAGCGCAACGTTACGGCATTGCGGCAGATTGTCAGGTACACGCAGGAACGACGGACAGTATCGCCGCCTTCATCGCGTCAGGTGTGACGCAGCCGGGCGAGGCGGTGACATCGCTGGGAACGACGCTGGTGCTGAAACTGCTGTCGGAGCAGCGCGTCGAAGCGGCAGAGTTTGGCGTGTACAGCCATCGCTACGGCAACCTGTGGCTGGCGGGCGGCGCGTCCAACGCAGGGGGTGGGGTATTGCGACAATTCTTTGACGACGCGCAACTAACGGCATTTTCCGCCCGCATCGACCCAACCAAGGAAAGCCCACTCGACTATTACCCGCTGCCGCGCCCCGGTGAGCGCTTCCCCATCAACGATCCGCTGCTCACGCCACGCCTATCGCCTCGACCTCATGATGATGCCGAATTCCTGCATGGCTTGCTGCAAGGTCTAAGCCGCATCGAAGCGGCGGGTTACACCAAGCTGGCGGAGTTGGGCGCGACACCCTTGCGCGCGGTGGTCACGGCGGGTGGCGGAGCGAAGAATGCCGTGTGGATGCAGATGCGGGAACGGCTGTTGGGCGTGTCGGTGATGGCAGCGAATCAGGCGGAAGCGGCGTTCGGCGCGGCGTTGCTGGGAATGCGGGAATTGGCTGCGCCCCATTGA
- a CDS encoding polysaccharide deacetylase family protein produces MQLALKIDVDTYRGTREGVPRLMEVLKKHGASATFFFTLGPDHMGRAIKRVFRPGYLGKVSRMSVVEHYGIKTLLYGTLLPAPDIGKRCGDLMRKVRDEGFEVGIHCYDHIRWQDHVAEKDAEWTQQELKRTVDRYSQIFGDAPKSHAAAGWQMNREAFRLMQQHGFSYSSDTRGTHPFMPVWEGEIIACPQIPTTLPTLDELINRDAITLDTLANYMLHLTENQPEQSQVFTLHAELEGGKWMPVFERLLEGWKAQGFELVSMAQYRASLKAEELPLHNIEMREVDGRIGKLAVQAQAYP; encoded by the coding sequence ATGCAGCTCGCACTCAAGATCGACGTAGATACCTATCGTGGCACCCGCGAGGGTGTGCCGCGCCTGATGGAGGTGCTAAAGAAACACGGCGCGAGCGCCACCTTTTTCTTCACTCTCGGTCCAGACCATATGGGGCGCGCCATCAAGCGCGTGTTTCGTCCCGGCTATCTCGGCAAAGTGTCGCGCATGTCAGTGGTGGAGCATTACGGCATCAAGACGCTGCTCTACGGTACGCTGCTGCCTGCGCCCGACATCGGCAAGCGTTGCGGCGACCTCATGCGCAAAGTACGAGATGAAGGTTTTGAGGTTGGTATCCACTGCTACGACCACATCCGCTGGCAGGATCACGTGGCGGAGAAGGATGCCGAGTGGACGCAGCAAGAACTCAAGCGTACCGTTGATCGCTATAGCCAGATCTTTGGTGACGCCCCGAAATCGCATGCCGCTGCGGGTTGGCAGATGAACCGCGAAGCCTTTCGCCTGATGCAACAGCACGGTTTTTCCTATAGCTCTGACACGCGCGGCACGCATCCCTTCATGCCGGTGTGGGAGGGCGAGATCATCGCTTGTCCGCAGATTCCCACCACGTTGCCTACGCTGGACGAACTCATCAATCGCGATGCCATCACGCTGGATACATTGGCCAACTACATGCTGCACCTGACGGAAAACCAGCCGGAGCAGTCGCAGGTGTTCACCCTGCATGCTGAGCTGGAAGGCGGCAAGTGGATGCCGGTGTTCGAGCGGTTGCTGGAAGGCTGGAAGGCACAAGGCTTCGAACTGGTGTCGATGGCGCAATACCGCGCCAGCCTCAAAGCTGAAGAGCTGCCGCTGCACAACATCGAGATGCGCGAAGTGGATGGGCGCATCGGAAAACTGGCGGTACAGGCGCAAGCGTATCCTTAA
- the lptG gene encoding LPS export ABC transporter permease LptG — translation MNLLTRYLAREIYAGIALVFAALILLFAFLDLIYELNSLGQGNYGLGYVLLYVLLTVPGHIYELFPVAVLIGSILALVQMAAHSELTIYRCSGASLGQMVRALLVISLPLVLLSFLCGEFVSPPSERMAQSLRLKASNAQLQLKEFRSGVWAKDEHSFVNVKNVLPDSSLLNVNIYEFDEDRHVRTMTVAKRATFIRAGRWRLEQVAQTVFDGHGATARILPEMEWQSSLGPGILNVLLVVPEQMSAWSLRQYINHLEDNHQKTARYEVAFWNKLAYPLSLPVMLLLALPFAAVQNRSGGVSGKIFAGIVLGLTFHFVGKLFGNLGAINDWPALLSVAVMPILFLVLGSTMLWWTERR, via the coding sequence ATGAACTTACTTACCCGCTATTTGGCGCGTGAGATATACGCGGGCATCGCATTGGTGTTCGCCGCACTTATCCTACTGTTTGCCTTTCTGGATTTGATCTACGAGTTGAACTCGCTAGGACAAGGCAATTATGGTTTGGGATATGTTTTGTTGTATGTCTTGCTTACCGTTCCTGGCCACATTTACGAGCTGTTTCCCGTTGCGGTGCTGATAGGCTCAATCCTTGCGTTGGTGCAGATGGCGGCCCATTCGGAATTGACGATCTATCGCTGCTCTGGGGCGTCGTTAGGGCAAATGGTGCGCGCTTTGTTGGTGATTTCACTTCCCTTGGTGTTGCTGAGTTTTCTCTGCGGTGAATTCGTTTCGCCTCCCAGTGAAAGGATGGCACAGAGCTTGCGGCTCAAAGCGAGTAACGCACAGTTGCAGCTGAAAGAGTTTCGCTCCGGTGTGTGGGCGAAAGACGAGCACAGCTTCGTGAACGTAAAGAATGTGTTGCCGGATAGCTCATTGCTGAATGTGAATATCTACGAGTTTGATGAAGATCGTCATGTGCGTACGATGACGGTGGCGAAACGAGCGACTTTCATTCGGGCTGGTCGATGGAGGTTAGAGCAGGTCGCACAAACTGTGTTTGATGGACATGGAGCAACTGCGCGTATCTTGCCGGAAATGGAGTGGCAGTCTTCGCTTGGTCCTGGGATTTTGAATGTATTGCTGGTTGTTCCTGAGCAGATGTCGGCTTGGAGTTTGCGTCAATACATCAATCATCTTGAGGATAACCACCAGAAGACGGCTCGCTACGAGGTTGCATTCTGGAATAAGTTGGCCTATCCACTTTCTTTGCCAGTGATGTTGTTACTGGCACTTCCTTTTGCCGCTGTTCAGAATCGATCTGGTGGTGTGAGCGGCAAGATATTCGCTGGTATCGTGCTGGGACTGACTTTCCACTTCGTCGGTAAATTGTTTGGTAATCTTGGTGCAATCAACGATTGGCCAGCGCTGCTCAGTGTGGCGGTAATGCCGATCTTATTCCTAGTATTAGGATCGACGATGCTCTGGTGGACGGAGAGGCGCTAG
- the queF gene encoding preQ(1) synthase, translated as MSTQPSKSLETFPNPHPNRDYHIHMEIPEFTCLCPKTGQPDFATLILDYIADQQCVELKSLKMYMWSFRNEGCFHEDVTNRILNDLVAATDPKFMRLTAKFYVRGGIFTNVVAEHRKQGWQPAPYVELSQFSTQSNTRG; from the coding sequence ATGAGCACACAACCCAGCAAGTCTTTGGAAACCTTCCCCAACCCGCACCCGAACCGTGATTACCACATCCACATGGAGATCCCGGAGTTCACCTGCTTGTGCCCAAAAACCGGCCAGCCGGACTTCGCCACGCTGATCTTGGATTACATCGCTGACCAGCAATGCGTCGAACTCAAGAGCCTGAAGATGTACATGTGGAGCTTCCGCAACGAAGGCTGCTTCCACGAAGACGTGACCAACCGCATCCTCAACGATTTGGTCGCCGCCACCGATCCCAAGTTCATGCGCCTCACCGCCAAGTTCTACGTGCGCGGTGGCATCTTCACCAACGTGGTCGCCGAACATCGCAAACAAGGCTGGCAGCCCGCGCCGTATGTGGAGCTGAGCCAGTTCTCGACGCAATCGAATACGCGAGGCTAA